From Candoia aspera isolate rCanAsp1 chromosome 4, rCanAsp1.hap2, whole genome shotgun sequence, a single genomic window includes:
- the LOC134496485 gene encoding olfactory receptor 13C7-like, whose product MEKANKTALTEFILIGFSGRTKSRLGLMVFMVIVYTVTVVGNGLIVLVITMDSHLHKPMYFFLSNLSFLDISYSTSSVPQVIANLLVDKPSMTFSMCYLQMSSGVWLGITESFLLAVMAYDRYIAISAPLHYLIIISKKLCIQLAAGTWVAGLVLGVIPIYVMPARFCGDNVIDHFACELKAIFKLICSDASLNQVTMFITGVLTFLGPFAFILFSYLRIVTAILRIHSAGGRLKAFSTCLSHLMVVTIFYSTAIFSYLRPQTKSVQEIDKVVSLFCGVLTPMLNPLIYTLRNKEVIGALKKLTGQKLRT is encoded by the coding sequence ATGGAGAAGGCAAATAAGACTGCATTGACTGAATTTATCCTTATTGGCTTTTCAGGTCGAACAAAGTCAAGGTTGGGGTTAATGGTTTTCATGGTAATTGTGTACACTGTAACGGTGGTGGGAAATGGCCTTATCGTCTTGGTGATCACAATGGATTCTCATCTCCACAAacccatgtattttttcctcaGTAATTTGTCCTTCCTTGACATAAGCTATTCAACATCTTCAGTCCCACAGGTCATTGCAAACCTTCTGGTGGACAAACCTTCCATGACTTTTTCAATGTGTTATCTTCAAATGAGTAGTGGTGTCTGGTTAGGTATAACTGAAAGTTTCCTCTTGGCTGTTATGGCTTATGACCGGTATATAGCAATTTCTGCTCCTCTTCATTATTTGATAATCATCAGCAAGAAATTGTGTATTCAGTTGGCAGCTGGGACATGGGTTGCTGGCTTAGTTCTAGGGGTCATCCCCATTTATGTGATGCCGGCTCGCTTTTGTGGGGACAATGTGATCGATCACTTTGCCTGTGAACTCAAAGCCATTTTCAAGCTTATATGCTCAGATGCTTCCTTGAACCAAGTGACTATGTTCATCACTGGAGTTCTCACCTTCCTTGGCCCCTTTGCCTTTATTCTTTTCTCCTACTTGCGGATTGTTACAGCAATTCTGAGAATTCACTCTGCAGGTGGAAGATTAAAAGCTTTCTCTACATGTTTATCACATTTGATGGTAGTAACAATTTTCTATAGCACAGCTATATTCTCATATCTTCGACCTCAAACTAAGAGCGTGCAAGAGATCGACAAAGTAGTTTCTCTCTTCTGTGGAGTACTTACTCCCATGTTAAACCCCTTGATCTATACACTCAGAAATAAAGAGGTTATAGGGGCTTTAAAAAAGCTTACAGGTCAAAAACTTCGAACTTAG